Genomic DNA from Perca flavescens isolate YP-PL-M2 chromosome 23, PFLA_1.0, whole genome shotgun sequence:
TCTTTTTTATCAAGGTTACCTGCGTCGGCTTCAGCCAAAATCTGTTCCACCGTCTTGCTCTGCTCCTCTCGGATTCCCTCGTGACCGTGAATAATCTGATGCTTCTTCAACGTGTCCTTGTACTTGAAGCCCTTCTCACAAGTGAGGCAAATAAAAGGACGCTCTTCCGTGTGAGATCGTAAATGCTTTGCGATGTCTGCCGTGCAAGGCAGGACTCTGCTGCAGATGGGACACACTTTGCCCTCCGTCGACGCCTCCGATGGCGGCTGTGGATTTGAGCGCTGCGTCTCTCTCTTCTTCGGCCTTTTCAGCTCTCTGCTCTTACAAATCTCCTGCTGGTGTCTCTTTAAGACATAAGGATTCTTAAATTTCTTCTCACAGAAACAACAGTTATAGGGGCGGTCCTCCGAGTGGGACCTCATGTGCCGCTCCCTGTCTGCTTGACGGCCAAAATACTTCCCACACAGAGCGCAATTTTTGTTTTCCGACATCTCAGAAGTGCTGGGATCTCCTGCGTCCTCCTCTTTAGCAATGTTACCGATCTCATCCTTCTCATGAACGCGCATGTTGTGTCGGTTCATGTCGTAATGGTCCCTGAATCGTTTGTCACAGTTGGCGCACTTGTACTTGAATTCCCGATTGGCAGAATGAGTTTCCTGGTGTCGTCTCATGGCTGCAGCCCGCAGGAAAATCTTATTGCACACAGGACAGGTCTTATTATTGGGGTACTTTCTTCTTTGCCTCTTAGCTGTCGTTGATTCTTTTTCCTTTACAGCTTTTCTCTTTACCTGGAGCCGTTTGCTTTGTTTCAGTGGTTGAAAAGCTGCTGGCTTCAGAGCGTCACTGACATCCTCAGTTTCATCCACATTtacttcatcttcttcttcatcatcatcatcatccttctcctcctcatcaGGATCAACCAAGCCTGACGGCGGTTCTATCTGTATGTAGTCCAACAGTGTCACAGTTTCACCCTCCACCTGAACAGTCATACAAGCTTGCATATGCTCTGATGAAGGCTGTAACTGTATTTGGTCTGCATCAATTACAACCTTTTCCAGCTGAGGGAGGGAGAGCGAAGAGAGGATGCAATTCCCAAAGGAAGAAGGAATGGTCTGCGTTTCATCTGTGGGGAAAATAAGAATCCATCAGTTTTATGGTCATTGgctataaacaaaacaaaaaatcagataaaaaaaaaaagttttattctCGAGAACCCATAGTTAAATCTTACATCCCTCTGCCATTCATACACATAGTGGCACTGAAATTGAAGttgtttaaacttttaataGAAGAATTTTGTAATATAGTGGTCTCACTTATATAATAACCTGTTATGGTTATATTTTAAGTTAAAAATAGGTTCATAATATCGGAATACAGCATGTTTTTGTGAgtgtaatataataatgtatgtatgtacagtatgtctgtatgtataatAATTATAACTGATTGAATTGAATGAAGGTTATAATACTGTACATGCGGCCCAGCTAGACTCAGACTCACCAGATAAATCAAAATGTCCTAGTGTTGTGTGGTAGAGGAGGACAGTTTTCAGGTGCTGTGGGTCAGGAACAGAGTGCACACACTCCTCCAGGGCAGATGGGACGGCACTCAGCATGGATGCGGTCTAGGGAAGAGAAACAAGATAACAGTAAGAAAAAGTAAATACAAAGTGAGCTGAAGACACACGCTCAACTGTCTTACTTGTATGTTTTAAGTTGGCTACTCAGAAATGTCTGTCATTTTGTCTGTATGTTCACAGGGTTTGAACACAGGGCAAACATAAATGGATATAAGGGAGTATaagcaatataaaaaaacacGCTGATGGGTTATTCTGAGCTTTAGTAATGTCAAACAAATAATGATAGTAAAACAGGAACCAAAAGGTATTATTAATAGATTTTGGGAATGTAAACGTCAAAAAGTATAAAAGTCAATGAGATTTCATGAGTAACACTGTGGGCTACAACTTGAGCCCtattgttttgcatttgtttaCAATTCGGCACCATTAAAAATATGCCGAATTATCTATTAGCAGTTCCTGTTTGCGATGTACTAATGGATGTACAGACAACGATCACTGAAATACTTCGATACCCTAGAAAACTTTGAAATGTGATGCTTCATGGCAAGTTCTGGAGTTATAAGGAGCATCTTCTTtctatgatttctaagtggATGTATGGTGTTGATTTGGCGATGAATATCGGAGGTTATGATATCCTCTGGAAGTATAGACCGGATCCAAAAATAGGAAACAGAAGAGCTGACTGGTAAAAAGTTTAGTTTTCTACAGTGGTTCCAGTACCTGCTGAATATCTGGTACTGGAAGAAGCTTCTCCAGTCTGGACAGGAAGTCCAGCATTAGCACCTGTAGAGCGCTGTCATAGTCAGGCCCAAAATCCGTCGGAAAAACATCCTGGAACAAAGTGTACAGTTTAATGCTCAAGTGCCCCACAACCACTGCATATTATACCGCATATTCTGAAAAGAATAGTATAAAGAATGTCATCCTATAAAACATAAGTTGAACATAACACATACATTCAAAGAAACAAATCACAAACCTGGAAAAACCTCTCCTTCTCTTCAGCGTCTTTTAACAGCAGTTCAATTTGATCCACAAAGTTGGATTCTGGAAACTCGACCTCTGCAAAACACGGCTGGAAGAAAAACATGTACAAGTGTAGTTTAAGCAGAAGTTTTCCATCaaattatcatattatttatcATTTGATGACAGCACTGCTGACCCACATATAGCATTTAAAAGAGGCTAACCTGTGCTGCCCAAGTGGATACGAGGGTCTTGATCCGCTCCAGGTGCATCTCGATGGTTTCTGTATCGTTTATCTGCTCAGCCCGACACATTTCAAGAACCACCTGCAACAAAAGGTTTCCCCTCTGGGTAAATACTCCTGACAGTACAGCACCTGGAAATGTTATTCACTAACAGCAGACACACGAGAGCCAGAACTGGGGAATTTTATTCTTGAATAACCCTTCAGATGAGACATACAGTGCCTTGCAGGTGATGCTGACATTTTCTGTCAAAGAAATATTAAACCCCTTCATCAGCTTCACCTTTACTGTCTGTCAGGCAATAACTTAGCTTTTTATGGTTTAGATGCTGTGAatttttatataattacaaACTGAGTCAAAGGGGAATGCAGACTGCTTGCTTTGACAGCTAAACATCTGCAAGGGAGAAATGAACTGCTGTGGTTGTCTGTTAATGTTTACTTTCAAAATCCATTAACTGGCTTTGCCAAACACACAATTGTAATATCCTACAGTCTTACCCGCGCTCTGAGCCCCAGGAGGAGTTGAGCTTTCTGATCTGCATTCAAAAGTTCAGGTACAATTTCTGAAACTGTGCTGATGAACTCCTCCACCATCCCATAGTCCTGCACGCTGCCCCTCTGGACGGCCTGCCACATGGCTGCAGAAACCAAGCGCAGAGGGGGTATGAAGAGGCGAAGAGACGGCAGCAGAAGAGGTGAATCTGGAAAATAATTCACAATGTCAAAATCTGAATTTAAATGATATTGAATGTTCAAAGTTAATAAGCCTTTTATTAAAAATGGAATATACATTGTTACTGTTTATACAAAAAGTATTTTACACGAGCtcatttaatattttgaatGAATTGCACACAAATAAGaataataaatgttattttttataaaaataaataaattaaaaaaaacattagataTTTACTCTCATTACACGGTTTCAGTAAAGAGTTTATAGGAATTCCATGGTCTAGTGTGTAGTCTTTAGTGTCAGAGGTTTATTCATGGAACTTATTACAAATTTTCTTTGGCAGCGAAACATTGTCCATAGGctatactgtaaaaataatacaaattacTTACATTAAAAAGGGCTTTCATGACCAGATTAATTCATCTAGTGGCACACTGCCAAAAACATTTGGTTAAAGCTTCTCTAATGTGAGTAAAAACTGGTCTTCTTAGTCTTTTATGATAATACATTGAACATATTATTATGGTATTGGACTGTATGTCaatgaacaaaacaagcaattacGTCAACTTAGGTTTGGGATATTGTGCAGACTATTTTTCAGCATTTGCTTACATTTTATGGACAAAATGATTCATAAAACAAAGCCCTATTTCAAGTATCAATAAAGTACAGTACACACATGCTGATTACACATGGCAGCTTAATTATACATTGCCTGCAACCCCAAAACCAACCAGTGGTACTATGCCGGAACCTACATGACGTCAGGTTTAATTTATGTAAATTAGTGCATggtaaataaaacacacatttatcaaTGTGATCTCAATCTAAACTGAAATAATGACTAAGTGATTTTTCGTCGTTTTCCATCATATTTCCAAACTATTCCTAACAAAACTTTTGGGCCCCGGGTCAGTTACGCTGGCGTGCCTCAAAACTCCAAGTGGCCCTGGTTGCCTTCATGGACTAACAACTGTGTCGTAATTATGAATCACCACCACACATGACCATCAAAACAAAGTGGTAAATATTGCTGCAAATGTCTGTGCTACACAAGTTGATATAATGGTAATGTAAATGTGACATTACTTTTCCTTTTaggcattttgtgtttttctattttAGCTTGACTTTGGAACGTTAGCTAGCGgt
This window encodes:
- the LOC114550103 gene encoding zinc finger protein 11-like yields the protein MKLVKRSYVINYACALRTEYRAALPPRQLAQQGRADVDSQQPRVHLLISLTIFRGKMESPYRAENDSPLLLPSLRLFIPPLRLVSAAMWQAVQRGSVQDYGMVEEFISTVSEIVPELLNADQKAQLLLGLRARVVLEMCRAEQINDTETIEMHLERIKTLVSTWAAQPCFAEVEFPESNFVDQIELLLKDAEEKERFFQDVFPTDFGPDYDSALQVLMLDFLSRLEKLLPVPDIQQTASMLSAVPSALEECVHSVPDPQHLKTVLLYHTTLGHFDLSDETQTIPSSFGNCILSSLSLPQLEKVVIDADQIQLQPSSEHMQACMTVQVEGETVTLLDYIQIEPPSGLVDPDEEEKDDDDDEEEDEVNVDETEDVSDALKPAAFQPLKQSKRLQVKRKAVKEKESTTAKRQRRKYPNNKTCPVCNKIFLRAAAMRRHQETHSANREFKYKCANCDKRFRDHYDMNRHNMRVHEKDEIGNIAKEEDAGDPSTSEMSENKNCALCGKYFGRQADRERHMRSHSEDRPYNCCFCEKKFKNPYVLKRHQQEICKSRELKRPKKRETQRSNPQPPSEASTEGKVCPICSRVLPCTADIAKHLRSHTEERPFICLTCEKGFKYKDTLKKHQIIHGHEGIREEQSKTVEQILAEADAGNLDKKEIDLDAPAGTSKESPSPVQKVKKKSSKVCPVCSRAFDSVKTLNRHIQCHTEDRPYHCIHCKKRFKHMHGLKRHQIYAICHKKIARFSWKKEQRAGPSQSEVVITDPQQGPTLKIPVWCSNCGKHFEYPSALKEHQQNVCKVEVSDIMKCDDCGKEFKSMTMLKVHQRIHDPLYCKECGKILANEPAFERHKLMHRPMQCTMCDKTFTLLRRLREHYEKQHEFTGPYPCAQCDKTFIQLSYLAIHQRIHKGEFPYICSMCPEKFRSSNCLTVHQRKHTGEKPFLCWQCGKCYRSASELTVHMGTHSEEKPWACTQCDMAYRTRLQLTNHVEQIHIGVRYPCNSCGKQFMKETSLKRHELIHTGERPHQCTVCGKTFLTANELRLHNRYHTGERPYKCEVCGKAFIQSGYLKSHMRIHTGEKPFKCDVCDKGFRLSYHMKKHRRTHAGKPKSYVCEECGLAFLHKKSLWEHSLSHNVKVEPSFANEVRIEFQ